In Luteipulveratus mongoliensis, the DNA window TGTGGCAGCTGCCGGAGGGCGCGCCGTGATGGATCAGGTCGGTCTGCCTCATCGGACGCGAGTTCGGCTGTCGCGCTTGGGCTTTGGTGCTGCGATGCTCGGCAACCTCTACCGAGCGATGGACGACGAGACAGCTCGGGAGACGGTGGCGGCGGCGTACGACAGTGGTGTGCGTTACTTCGACACCGCACCGCACTACGGCCTCGGTCTCGCAGAGCGGCGGCTGGGAGACGCGCTCTCGGCGTACCCACGCTCAGACTATGTCGTCTCCACCAAGGTGGGACGGCTGCTCGTGCCGCGGGACGTCGCACCCGGCGAGCGTGACGCCGAAGGCTTTGATGTGCCGGCCACGCACGACCGGGTTCGCGACTACAGCCGTGATGGCGTGCGGCGGTCCTTGGACTCGAGTCTCGAGCGAATGGCCTTGGACCACATAGACATCGCACTCGTCCACGACCCCGACGAGCACTGGGAGCAGGCGAGTCGCGAGGCAGTGCCCGCACTGTGCGAGCTGCGCGATGAAGGCGTCATCGGCGCGGTCGGGATCGGGATGAACCAGTCGGCCATGCTGACTCGCTTCGTCGACGAGACCGACGTCGATGTCGTGATGTGTGCTGGACGCTTCACTCTGCTGGAGCAGCCGGCTCTCGCTGATCTGCTACCTGCCGCGCTGGCCCGCGGGG includes these proteins:
- a CDS encoding aldo/keto reductase, which encodes MDQVGLPHRTRVRLSRLGFGAAMLGNLYRAMDDETARETVAAAYDSGVRYFDTAPHYGLGLAERRLGDALSAYPRSDYVVSTKVGRLLVPRDVAPGERDAEGFDVPATHDRVRDYSRDGVRRSLDSSLERMALDHIDIALVHDPDEHWEQASREAVPALCELRDEGVIGAVGIGMNQSAMLTRFVDETDVDVVMCAGRFTLLEQPALADLLPAALARGVGVVAVGVFNSGVLAADSVPDDATYDYVQADREVLDRARRIRDICHSHGVELPRAAVQFALSHPAVVSATVGIGTPEMARQDAALLEPFDTTALWSDLAASGLIDARILEAV